From Zingiber officinale cultivar Zhangliang chromosome 5B, Zo_v1.1, whole genome shotgun sequence, the proteins below share one genomic window:
- the LOC121984173 gene encoding rapid alkalinization factor-like — protein MARPTVSPLLLLILLLLLILAAAPASGAASAAGAAGELTLGWNPGAGSGCRGSIGECLAGTEFELASEASRRILARSYYISYAALRRDSVPCSRRGASYYNCRPGAQANPYSRSCSAITRCRR, from the coding sequence ATGGCGAGACCAACCGTttcacctcttctcctcctcatcctcctcctcctcctcatcctcgCGGCAGCGCCCGCCTCCGGCGCCGCATCAGCAGCAGGGGCCGCTGGCGAGCTGACTCTGGGGTGGAACCCTGGCGCCGGATCCGGCTGCCGCGGGAGCATCGGGGAGTGCCTCGCCGGAACGGAGTTCGAGCTCGCGTCGGAGGCCAGCCGCCGGATCCTCGCCCGCTCCTACTACATCAGCTACGCCGCCCTCCGCCGCGACAGCGTCCCCTGCTCCCGCCGCGGCGCCTCCTACTACAACTGCCGCCCCGGCGCCCAAGCCAATCCCTACTCCCGCAGCTGCTCCGCCATCACCCGCTGCCGAAGGTAA